The genomic segment GGTCGTCTTCTCATTTCATTCTGTTTTATCAAGTAACCCGCTGGATACTAGTCTCTAAGACGTCTAGACGTCTAGACGTCAATATTTGCTTTCCAGCCAAGCGGGCGACATTCGGTTTATGAGGGATGCGAATTCTTTGAAACCATTGGCCCAGCCCGCGTAGGGCACAATAAGCGCAGCGCATCGCGCTAAATTGCGCCGCAAAATCCGCGTCGCCGGTCGGCAATTCCATGACGCAATGTAGATGATCCGGCAGCACTACCCAGCCGTGGATCTGAAACGGCTGCCGCCGCCGTATCGCGTGACCCGATTCCCGCAGCAGTTCAATATGTTCGACGAGCAGATTCTTGCCGTGCCGTAGGTTGAAGGTAAAAAATACGTTCCACCGGGATGCCAGGCGCACCGGTAGTTGGGCATAAGGGCGGTATTCTAGCGATCTGCATACGGCTCGGCGTAATGCGCTACGCTTATTGCGCCCTACGTGTTGGCCCTCAAGCAGGGGAGGGAATCGAGACCCTTGGAAGTCAGTCCGATCTTGATCGGTGCATCGGGTTTTCAGAATGCCGGCGCAGAAACTCACCAAGATGCTCAGCAGGTCTTGTTACCTGGTCTCCCGGTGTCCCATAATCTCACCCTCCCAAGGATGACTATGCATGAGCACCGTTGAGATTTACCTCGATGATGCCTACCAAACGGTGTCCAAAACGCGTGTCATCAAGGCCGATGAGCGCGGGATCCAGCTCGCTCGCACACCGTTTTACGCTCTGGGCGGGGGCCAGCCCGGCGATCGCGGATTCCTCGAAACCGAGCACGGGCGCATAGGCATCTCGAATACGATCCGGGAACGTGCGAGCGGGGAGATCATTCACATGCCTGAGGCCGGACCCGCGTTGGAGAGGCTCAAGGCGGGAGACGAAACCAGGGCCGAAATCGACTGGGATCTGCGCTACCGGCACATGCGCTGCCACACCTGCCTGCATCTGCTGTGTTCGCTGATTCCTTTTCCGGTTACCGGTGGCAGTGTGAGGGCGGATAGCGGCCGCTTGGACTTCGATATTCCCGAATCTATTCTCGATAAAGCGGCGCTCTCCGAAAAACTGCAAGCACTCATTGACCGCAATGCGCGCTTGAACTTCCAATTCCTAACTCCCGCCGAGATACGCGCCCGCCCGGAGCTTGTGCGCACGCTGCAGGTGGCGCCGCCGCTCGGAGAAGAGCTCGTGCGGCTGGTAGAGATCGATGGAATCGATATACAAGCTTGTGGGGGGAGCCATCTGCGCGCCACGGGCGAGATCGGACGCGCCTGGATCACCAAAATAGAAAAGAAGGGAAAGCTCAACCGGCGGGTGGAGATTGCGCTGATTGACGCTCCCTTGCCGGTGCAAGGGCAAACCTAAGCCGGCAGAGATGAACACTTTAGGCCAGGACTAATAAAGCG from the Betaproteobacteria bacterium genome contains:
- a CDS encoding alanyl-tRNA editing protein, encoding MSTVEIYLDDAYQTVSKTRVIKADERGIQLARTPFYALGGGQPGDRGFLETEHGRIGISNTIRERASGEIIHMPEAGPALERLKAGDETRAEIDWDLRYRHMRCHTCLHLLCSLIPFPVTGGSVRADSGRLDFDIPESILDKAALSEKLQALIDRNARLNFQFLTPAEIRARPELVRTLQVAPPLGEELVRLVEIDGIDIQACGGSHLRATGEIGRAWITKIEKKGKLNRRVEIALIDAPLPVQGQT